Proteins from one Pseudarthrobacter sp. BIM B-2242 genomic window:
- a CDS encoding APC family permease, which translates to MSDKHLDEVGDLKRSINWKQGAAIALGVPMLILPSLGYLPMYVSAAAILIWGISVLQGFMQNAAYAEMATTFPKASGLPGFAQHVFRTENYKGKYDKGKLIGGFTAWSYWFGWNPILAIFAITAGSYLHGMFPVLSETFTEYQLALVSGVVIFSMLFIVNWFGLKDGAILGYVLAAISLIPLVILAVAPFATGHVEMANITGNWWPADWTWDMHHILMLFGIFGIAQWSACAWETAAIYGPEYKKPSKDLPKALLACGIICFALYVLLQAAVIGVLGVEGVQAEAVSPLIPVAQAVFGQAGSVITIIMLIAAMVLIIQTAYLGSSRAMHSMSTEGNLPRVFGKTNRHGTPFIAMLVIGAFNLVLISMGNAAAILAASAIGYTCANGISLFAYVRAKKHPAFKNLERPFKAPKGWKHVAMVFGLFNVPLCLIGVVYLNSLEIGWTSTWVGFLVLSLYLPIWLYSLHETRREKAKAEAAAAASADTSDQDAPDREKVLDLA; encoded by the coding sequence ATGAGTGACAAGCATTTGGATGAAGTGGGTGACCTGAAAAGGTCAATTAACTGGAAGCAGGGCGCGGCCATCGCGCTGGGTGTTCCCATGCTGATTCTGCCCTCGCTGGGCTACCTGCCAATGTACGTATCTGCCGCAGCAATCCTCATCTGGGGCATATCCGTCCTTCAAGGCTTTATGCAGAACGCCGCATATGCCGAAATGGCCACCACCTTCCCCAAGGCTTCCGGCTTGCCAGGCTTCGCGCAGCACGTGTTCCGCACCGAGAACTACAAAGGCAAGTACGACAAGGGCAAACTGATCGGCGGTTTCACCGCCTGGAGCTACTGGTTCGGCTGGAACCCCATCCTGGCGATCTTCGCCATCACGGCCGGCAGCTACCTCCACGGCATGTTCCCGGTCCTGAGCGAAACCTTCACCGAGTACCAGCTCGCACTGGTCTCCGGCGTGGTGATCTTCAGCATGCTGTTCATCGTGAACTGGTTCGGCCTCAAGGACGGCGCCATCCTGGGATACGTCCTTGCCGCGATTTCCCTGATCCCCCTGGTCATCCTGGCCGTGGCACCGTTTGCCACCGGACACGTGGAGATGGCCAACATCACCGGCAACTGGTGGCCCGCCGACTGGACCTGGGACATGCACCACATCCTGATGCTGTTCGGCATCTTCGGGATTGCCCAGTGGAGTGCCTGCGCCTGGGAAACGGCAGCCATCTATGGCCCCGAATACAAAAAACCGTCCAAGGATCTCCCCAAGGCACTGCTTGCCTGTGGCATCATCTGCTTCGCCCTCTACGTCCTGCTGCAGGCTGCAGTCATCGGCGTGCTCGGTGTCGAGGGCGTCCAGGCCGAGGCTGTCTCGCCCCTGATCCCCGTGGCCCAGGCCGTCTTTGGCCAGGCCGGCTCCGTCATCACCATCATCATGCTGATCGCCGCCATGGTGCTGATCATCCAGACGGCCTACCTGGGCTCCTCCCGCGCCATGCACTCCATGTCCACGGAAGGCAACCTGCCCAGGGTGTTCGGCAAAACAAACCGCCACGGCACGCCCTTCATTGCCATGCTGGTCATCGGCGCCTTCAACCTGGTGCTGATCTCCATGGGAAACGCCGCGGCAATCCTTGCAGCCTCGGCAATCGGCTACACCTGTGCCAACGGCATCAGCCTCTTCGCGTACGTCAGGGCCAAAAAGCACCCCGCGTTCAAAAACCTGGAACGGCCCTTCAAGGCCCCCAAGGGCTGGAAACATGTGGCCATGGTCTTCGGCCTGTTCAACGTGCCCCTGTGCCTGATCGGCGTGGTGTACCTGAACAGCCTGGAAATCGGCTGGACTTCAACCTGGGTGGGCTTCCTCGTCCTGTCGCTATACCTGCCTATCTGGCTGTATTCCCTGCATGAAACCCGACGCGAAAAAGCCAAAGCAGAAGCCGCTGCTGCCGCTTCGGCCGATACGTCCGATCAGGATGCACCGGATCGGGAAAAGGTCCTGGACCTCGCATAG